A window of the Paracoccus sp. MC1862 genome harbors these coding sequences:
- a CDS encoding virB8 family protein encodes MADRESDSRTILESELIFGVRRRERMAWAVAIGGVLAGLGGIALAGMTLPLKETQAFVTIVDKDTGLAERAVRVEAAGIEQGAAVEQSLLYSYVKNRETYDAADNEARILQVYRMSAPRMQAALKAQWDKSNPNYPPLIYGASGKVIVDVLSITPVAPRTAQVRFTKRLEKAGEPDRIGKFYATITYEFQPTAASAVQLVWENPFGFTVTDYRVTAESLEAQNMEGQQ; translated from the coding sequence ATGGCGGACCGCGAGTCTGACAGCAGGACGATTCTGGAAAGCGAGCTGATCTTCGGCGTCCGTCGGCGCGAGCGGATGGCCTGGGCGGTTGCCATCGGCGGCGTGCTGGCCGGTCTGGGAGGCATCGCCTTGGCCGGGATGACGCTGCCCTTGAAGGAAACGCAGGCCTTCGTGACCATCGTGGACAAGGATACGGGCCTCGCCGAACGCGCCGTGCGCGTCGAAGCGGCAGGGATCGAGCAAGGTGCAGCGGTCGAGCAATCGCTGCTCTATTCCTATGTCAAGAACCGCGAAACCTATGACGCGGCCGACAACGAGGCCCGCATCCTCCAGGTTTACCGCATGTCCGCGCCCCGGATGCAGGCAGCGCTGAAGGCACAATGGGACAAGTCGAACCCCAACTATCCGCCCCTGATCTATGGCGCGAGCGGCAAGGTGATCGTGGATGTTCTCTCGATCACGCCGGTTGCGCCCAGGACGGCGCAGGTCCGCTTCACCAAGCGGCTGGAGAAGGCGGGCGAGCCGGACCGGATCGGCAAGTTCTACGCCACGATCACCTATGAGTTTCAGCCCACGGCCGCGAGCGCGGTGCAGCTCGTGTGGGAAAACCCCTTCGGCTTCACCGTCACCGACTACCGCGTGACCGCTGAAAGCCTTGAAGCGCAGAACATGGAGGGCCAGCAATGA
- a CDS encoding TrbG/VirB9 family P-type conjugative transfer protein, with product MIRLTTIAALIALTVPAAVLAEARPRAGGNDSRVTYATFQEGQVYTVHTRVRNVTLVELGDGETIRSIAIGDSEAFQVDKLEGPNVFTIKPVLDGASTNLTVETNRRFYFINVVESSRVTPNWSVKFTVPGSGGTRSRAANAAAIPAEPPMTYRVLNRKGAAEFAPVGISDDGKRTLFQIPPGAPIPSIFRADARGRETSVNSSVNGTIITVGARSERWVLRFGDEHVCVEGTKPGEGRRAR from the coding sequence ATGATCCGTCTGACCACGATTGCGGCGCTGATCGCGCTCACCGTCCCGGCCGCCGTCCTGGCGGAAGCGCGCCCGCGCGCGGGCGGCAACGACAGCCGCGTGACCTATGCCACCTTCCAGGAGGGGCAGGTCTATACAGTCCATACGCGGGTGCGGAACGTCACCCTGGTCGAGTTGGGCGATGGCGAGACGATCCGTTCGATTGCCATTGGGGACAGCGAAGCCTTCCAAGTGGACAAGCTCGAAGGCCCGAATGTGTTTACGATCAAGCCGGTCCTCGATGGCGCCAGCACCAACCTGACGGTCGAGACCAACCGCCGCTTCTACTTTATCAATGTCGTGGAATCCTCCAGGGTCACGCCCAACTGGTCGGTGAAGTTCACGGTGCCGGGCAGCGGCGGGACGCGCTCCCGCGCGGCCAATGCGGCGGCGATCCCGGCCGAACCCCCCATGACCTACCGAGTCCTCAACCGTAAAGGAGCGGCGGAGTTCGCGCCGGTCGGAATTTCCGACGATGGCAAGAGAACGCTGTTTCAGATTCCGCCCGGCGCCCCGATCCCGTCGATCTTCCGGGCCGATGCGCGGGGACGGGAAACCAGCGTCAACAGCAGTGTGAACGGCACGATCATCACCGTGGGCGCGCGCTCGGAGCGATGGGTGCTGCGCTTCGGCGATGAACATGTCTGCGTCGAAGGCACGAAGCCCGGCGAAGGGCGGAGGGCACGCTGA
- a CDS encoding TrbC/VirB2 family protein yields MTKKRFPMLALASAALVVGGVGEALAQSAVDFSKADTVGTGFTTWIRGNISTVFFTVAIVLAGFAAAFNKISWMWVLMIAVGAFLVFGAPSFVADLRSVFS; encoded by the coding sequence GTGACGAAAAAACGTTTCCCGATGCTGGCGCTCGCAAGCGCGGCCCTGGTGGTCGGTGGTGTGGGCGAGGCCCTGGCGCAGTCGGCCGTCGATTTCTCGAAGGCGGACACGGTGGGCACCGGCTTCACCACCTGGATCAGGGGCAACATCTCCACCGTGTTCTTCACGGTGGCCATTGTCCTGGCCGGGTTCGCGGCCGCGTTCAACAAGATCAGCTGGATGTGGGTGCTGATGATCGCGGTCGGCGCCTTCCTGGTGTTCGGCGCACCGTCCTTCGTTGCGGACCTGCGGTCGGTGTTCAGTTGA
- a CDS encoding helix-turn-helix transcriptional regulator, which translates to MLQDFVPNFPEEEAKLDALATGGWFMGFNISYKGAEVLINRYPSGWQSEYEENNYFFGDPILVWTMTKTGSIRWSEVNIPDLRGIMASAARHGLRYGATVTKKYGRKRCFMSMARPDREFTDAEIEIVEAKFTMWCELLLNKARLTEGELAVLRAFRNGHGQRECAAELGISEATVKQRLSKACSKLGAASRTQAVAIAVSRGYLNG; encoded by the coding sequence ATGCTCCAAGACTTCGTTCCGAACTTCCCCGAGGAGGAAGCAAAGCTGGACGCGCTCGCCACCGGTGGGTGGTTCATGGGCTTCAACATCTCCTACAAGGGCGCCGAGGTTTTGATTAATCGCTACCCCTCCGGGTGGCAGAGTGAGTACGAGGAAAATAACTACTTTTTTGGCGATCCGATCCTTGTCTGGACGATGACGAAGACTGGCTCGATCCGCTGGTCGGAGGTGAACATCCCCGATCTACGCGGCATCATGGCGAGCGCGGCGAGGCACGGGCTCCGATATGGCGCAACAGTCACCAAGAAGTATGGGCGCAAGCGTTGCTTCATGTCGATGGCCCGACCGGATCGGGAGTTCACAGACGCCGAGATCGAGATTGTTGAAGCCAAGTTCACCATGTGGTGCGAACTGCTGCTGAACAAGGCACGGCTGACAGAAGGAGAGCTCGCCGTGCTGCGCGCGTTCCGCAACGGACATGGACAGCGTGAGTGTGCAGCCGAGTTGGGTATCTCCGAGGCCACGGTCAAGCAGCGCCTGTCGAAAGCCTGCTCCAAGCTCGGGGCCGCCTCAAGGACGCAGGCCGTTGCCATAGCCGTTTCAAGGGGATACCTGAACGGTTAA
- a CDS encoding acyl-homoserine-lactone synthase, translating into MDMKLQDMKVSVLKLPAAVSEWDLVSKFLHYRKEVFVDRKEWALHVAEESEFEQYDTFDTVYVIAHVHREVIGGARLKRTDTTLGTGKIVYSYMIRDACLDLLPGMPVDLCYSEPPVDPDVWELTRFAAQAPGVATAILRRVNEYLFGEGATRCLALGSPAFMRMAQRAGWPVSRLGPLSGNHDGRFLAFECPVVNPVHVAAQELRLRQQPAQEMNGSLH; encoded by the coding sequence ATGGATATGAAGCTTCAAGACATGAAGGTGTCCGTCCTCAAGCTGCCGGCGGCAGTTTCGGAGTGGGATCTCGTCTCCAAGTTCCTGCACTACCGGAAAGAGGTCTTTGTTGACCGGAAAGAATGGGCGCTCCATGTCGCAGAAGAAAGTGAGTTCGAGCAATACGACACGTTTGATACAGTTTACGTTATCGCCCATGTTCATAGGGAAGTAATTGGGGGCGCTCGACTGAAGCGGACTGATACGACCTTGGGAACAGGCAAGATCGTTTACAGCTACATGATCCGCGATGCTTGTCTCGACCTGTTACCCGGGATGCCGGTCGATCTCTGCTATAGCGAGCCCCCGGTCGATCCGGACGTGTGGGAGTTGACGCGCTTTGCCGCACAAGCACCAGGCGTGGCCACCGCGATCCTGCGGCGTGTGAACGAGTATCTTTTCGGGGAGGGGGCGACGCGTTGTCTTGCTCTTGGCTCGCCGGCGTTCATGCGGATGGCGCAACGAGCGGGATGGCCTGTCAGTAGGCTTGGTCCCCTTAGCGGAAACCATGACGGTCGATTTCTGGCCTTTGAATGTCCGGTCGTGAACCCGGTTCATGTCGCGGCACAAGAGTTGCGCCTGCGGCAGCAGCCCGCGCAAGAAATGAATGGTAGTCTGCACTAA
- a CDS encoding lytic transglycosylase domain-containing protein, giving the protein MGDFKRIALEVLGLREEAAKTKEAQARNEERLRQVEARTDQLAAAQDTLDLLTETSRFVPDLEGAGVSGGGDAFTGAAEIYAIEDNNPYAARIMGDAPVTIEKMISDTAKKYAGHPALAKAGINPVEFRCWLQALVKQESNFSIGARSHVGAFGLTQIMPGTFTELGIPDDGSRQDPRVQLDGGARYLLKGLGMFGSMPLALAAYNAGPGAVSRHNGIPPYKETQNYVVKITGYYNRYAARMDGNAEAVGTLDPRDMVIAEASNLSDAAMGYAAVSMNTMHGSMTRLWQILLQVEATGSVKTAMDLNTYTRAEVARMAVILARLQAVQRKVEAARIALLLEAYARDEDYLRVRLDG; this is encoded by the coding sequence GTGGGCGACTTCAAGCGGATCGCGCTCGAAGTCCTCGGGCTGCGCGAAGAAGCCGCCAAGACCAAGGAAGCACAGGCCAGGAACGAAGAACGGCTCCGTCAGGTCGAGGCCCGCACCGATCAACTGGCGGCGGCGCAGGACACGCTGGACCTGCTCACCGAAACCTCACGCTTCGTGCCCGATCTCGAAGGCGCCGGCGTCTCGGGCGGCGGCGACGCCTTCACGGGTGCCGCGGAAATCTACGCCATCGAAGACAATAACCCCTATGCCGCCCGGATCATGGGGGATGCGCCGGTCACGATCGAAAAGATGATCTCGGACACCGCGAAGAAATACGCAGGGCATCCTGCCTTGGCAAAGGCGGGCATCAATCCGGTCGAGTTCCGCTGCTGGCTCCAGGCGCTCGTCAAGCAGGAGTCGAATTTCTCCATCGGCGCGCGCAGCCATGTGGGGGCGTTCGGCCTGACGCAGATCATGCCGGGCACCTTCACCGAACTCGGCATCCCCGACGATGGCAGCCGCCAGGACCCTCGGGTCCAGCTCGACGGCGGCGCGCGCTATCTGCTCAAGGGCCTGGGGATGTTCGGCTCGATGCCGCTGGCGCTCGCCGCCTACAACGCGGGGCCGGGCGCGGTCTCGAGGCACAATGGCATTCCGCCCTACAAGGAAACGCAGAACTATGTCGTGAAGATCACGGGCTACTACAACCGCTACGCGGCCCGGATGGACGGCAACGCGGAAGCGGTCGGCACGCTCGATCCGCGCGACATGGTGATTGCCGAAGCCTCGAACCTGTCAGATGCGGCGATGGGCTATGCGGCCGTCAGCATGAACACCATGCACGGCTCCATGACGCGGCTCTGGCAAATCCTGCTGCAAGTCGAGGCCACCGGATCCGTGAAAACCGCGATGGACCTGAACACCTACACGCGGGCCGAAGTGGCGCGGATGGCAGTGATCCTGGCCCGGCTGCAAGCGGTGCAGCGCAAGGTCGAGGCCGCGCGCATCGCGCTGCTTCTCGAAGCCTATGCGCGTGATGAGGACTACCTGCGAGTGAGGTTGGACGGATGA
- a CDS encoding lytic transglycosylase domain-containing protein translates to MIRFDASGKQIGEARVSSVQRYDAAGRLVVPSMPEAAAIDLNGADLAAEAMMLLEPSAASRLSAPANTGRAAGIAAVRSVALRYQHHPALKLNNIAPNEWTALFQALVWQESRFNPRARSHKGAIGYAQLMPGTAAKLGVNPHDPVQNLDGGARYLLMQLQTFRSPMLALAAYNAGPGAVQKYRNSVPPYRETRDYVIRVLAERDRILRQ, encoded by the coding sequence GTGATCCGCTTCGACGCAAGCGGAAAGCAAATCGGCGAAGCACGGGTCAGTTCGGTGCAGCGTTATGACGCCGCAGGCCGGCTCGTCGTCCCGTCAATGCCCGAGGCCGCCGCTATCGACCTAAACGGGGCTGATCTCGCGGCCGAGGCGATGATGCTTCTCGAACCGAGTGCCGCGTCTCGGCTTTCGGCCCCTGCGAATACAGGCCGCGCGGCGGGCATTGCCGCCGTGCGAAGCGTAGCGCTGCGCTATCAGCACCATCCGGCCCTCAAGCTCAACAACATCGCGCCAAACGAATGGACGGCGCTGTTCCAGGCCCTGGTCTGGCAGGAATCGCGCTTCAACCCGCGCGCCCGCAGCCACAAGGGCGCCATCGGCTACGCGCAGCTGATGCCGGGCACGGCGGCGAAGCTCGGCGTCAATCCGCATGATCCCGTGCAGAACCTCGACGGGGGCGCGCGCTACCTGCTCATGCAGCTCCAGACCTTCCGATCCCCGATGCTGGCGCTTGCCGCCTACAACGCCGGGCCGGGCGCGGTTCAGAAATACCGCAACAGCGTCCCGCCCTATCGGGAAACCCGTGACTACGTGATCCGCGTCCTCGCGGAGCGCGACCGCATCCTCCGACAATAA
- a CDS encoding VirB3 family type IV secretion system protein, whose amino-acid sequence MERHAVILGLSRQAKLLGLPMPYTMAVGALTMLPFIWIKAIAWLLTAPLWYGIARAIVAINPNGHKAVAVVFRKTPPALSRRKRKAGRHYV is encoded by the coding sequence ATGGAGCGGCACGCCGTCATTCTCGGGCTGTCGCGCCAGGCCAAGCTGCTTGGTCTGCCAATGCCCTACACGATGGCGGTGGGTGCGCTCACCATGCTGCCGTTCATCTGGATCAAGGCGATCGCGTGGCTGCTCACGGCGCCGCTCTGGTATGGGATCGCCCGCGCGATCGTCGCGATCAACCCGAACGGCCACAAGGCCGTGGCGGTGGTGTTCAGGAAAACCCCGCCTGCACTTTCCCGCCGGAAAAGGAAGGCAGGCCGGCACTATGTTTAA
- a CDS encoding type IV secretion system protein, translated as MAVIEKIIGDLDAAVQDVGEKYFTSTAEALDPMLTIVTTLLIVLIGVQMALGVNRMSTRDAWQLVSRIVLVFIFARSWANFGVLYDALSSGAGSLALSFFGGDTPNPAAAMDQFAVQMSDVSGGVARALSSITRGLIAGLLFIILSILMAAYVLIVGFSKIMIAFLLGVAPLAMIATIFERTKTVFEAWLTAFVGYLLYPIAAAAVIGAVVSMADAQFKPENEIEDLSMILGFLCVTFVGIFALLAIPTAAAHITGSFNLANFAPEALRVASKPMTVPGGIAADRLKSNVEAFASGALTGKTPALAARARDRSWAEKGADLRQKLRGIEIMQGKRP; from the coding sequence ATGGCTGTGATCGAGAAGATCATCGGTGATCTGGACGCGGCCGTGCAGGACGTGGGTGAAAAGTATTTCACCTCCACGGCTGAGGCGCTTGATCCGATGCTGACCATCGTGACGACGTTGCTCATCGTGCTGATCGGGGTGCAGATGGCGCTTGGCGTTAATCGCATGTCCACGCGCGATGCTTGGCAGCTCGTCTCGCGGATTGTGCTGGTGTTCATCTTCGCGCGTTCCTGGGCGAACTTCGGCGTGCTTTATGATGCCCTGTCCTCGGGGGCGGGCAGCCTCGCCTTGAGCTTTTTCGGTGGCGACACCCCGAACCCGGCCGCCGCGATGGACCAGTTTGCCGTGCAAATGTCCGATGTGTCGGGTGGCGTAGCTCGCGCACTCAGCTCCATTACCCGCGGACTGATTGCCGGGCTTCTGTTTATTATCCTGTCGATCCTGATGGCGGCTTATGTCCTGATCGTCGGCTTCTCCAAGATCATGATCGCCTTCCTGCTCGGGGTGGCGCCGCTTGCCATGATCGCCACCATCTTCGAGCGGACCAAGACGGTCTTTGAAGCCTGGCTGACCGCCTTCGTCGGCTATCTGCTTTACCCCATCGCGGCGGCAGCGGTGATTGGTGCGGTGGTGTCGATGGCCGATGCGCAGTTTAAGCCAGAAAATGAAATCGAGGATCTCTCGATGATCCTCGGCTTCCTGTGCGTCACCTTCGTCGGCATCTTTGCACTTCTGGCGATTCCGACCGCGGCGGCGCACATCACCGGCAGTTTCAACCTTGCCAACTTCGCCCCCGAGGCGCTGCGCGTGGCATCGAAGCCAATGACGGTTCCGGGCGGCATCGCAGCCGACAGGCTCAAGTCCAACGTCGAGGCATTTGCCTCCGGCGCCCTCACTGGCAAGACCCCGGCGCTGGCCGCCCGTGCCCGGGACCGATCATGGGCCGAGAAAGGCGCCGATCTGCGGCAGAAGCTGCGGGGCATCGAAATCATGCAGGGCAAGCGCCCGTAG
- a CDS encoding type IV secretion system protein has product MKLTTKVLTLGAVVCALAVPVGGQGVPTIDVTSLAKLTDQLVEAKLQLKEEIAQNVKLDEQTRQLLEQILLLQNQIDALRNGLTLADLGVDPDSFLEDILPDFADLTTSVEAARSGDWGRVLASGDAFRGGGTVTGHVDSTFAKSGLSRDRVDTLASSEDQTASRIGQSANVNAFMSVAAESSSEAAKDSLTRLDGLVQKIPDTAGLKEAIDLNTRVTAELGIALANVWSMEAIQTVGQGNMGVMDAATAADEEKYLRMRLEE; this is encoded by the coding sequence ATGAAACTGACGACGAAAGTTCTGACCCTCGGCGCCGTTGTCTGCGCCCTCGCGGTGCCAGTGGGTGGCCAGGGCGTGCCCACCATCGACGTGACCAGCCTTGCCAAGCTGACCGATCAGCTCGTGGAGGCAAAGCTGCAACTCAAGGAGGAGATCGCGCAGAACGTGAAGCTCGATGAGCAGACCCGGCAACTTCTGGAACAGATCCTGCTTCTACAGAACCAGATCGACGCGCTGCGGAACGGGTTGACGCTGGCGGACCTCGGCGTTGATCCCGACAGCTTCCTGGAAGACATCCTGCCCGATTTTGCGGACCTGACCACCTCGGTCGAGGCGGCACGATCGGGCGATTGGGGCCGGGTGCTGGCTTCAGGCGACGCCTTCCGGGGCGGCGGAACTGTCACCGGCCATGTGGACAGCACCTTCGCGAAGTCGGGCCTGTCGCGCGACCGCGTGGACACGCTGGCGAGCAGCGAGGACCAGACCGCCTCCCGCATCGGCCAGTCGGCCAACGTCAACGCCTTCATGAGCGTGGCGGCGGAAAGCTCGTCGGAGGCGGCGAAGGACAGCCTGACCCGCCTTGATGGCCTCGTGCAGAAGATCCCCGACACGGCAGGGTTGAAGGAGGCGATCGACCTCAACACGCGGGTCACGGCCGAGCTTGGTATCGCGCTCGCCAATGTGTGGTCGATGGAAGCGATCCAGACGGTCGGTCAGGGCAACATGGGCGTGATGGATGCCGCAACCGCCGCGGATGAGGAAAAATACCTGCGGATGAGGCTGGAGGAATGA
- a CDS encoding type IV secretion system protein B4, translating to MFNARIGPISERAQARVPKSPQFYAEMPYALEVDDHTIRTRDNALMMSLEIQGIDGITASDRDILDLAKSFAAIMDGLDDRFTFYVHRLMRPAAFGLKPIYGDNFAHDVETAWRSHLSGRNLREFMLVLTVVRNKRVPLKVPLFTRAAKRLLDRNTEERLGELREVVSILETSLGVGTKRLKISDGTLLGFYSAISTGLYRPEYRGQHTLIAEDVSLLSVRFKGPVAEFRDGFDTPRLAAVLSIWRNGNQTWPGMLDALDTGTDTVISHAYTPVAMNKVSELAKRRIQQMEAAGDLVGSIADDLRQTYDDVESGRIGFGEHQLTITVFADSEAALEDRVSQVRSVAEQAKIKLVRCNDTLAATYFATHPGNQDYQIWNPLIKSVNFADMASFHMTRAGAVADALPWRTPITVLQTVTGAAHRFSFHAPGDPNAEPTIGHTLFLGPSGGGKSSTVAFLAAQSQRARARVVLFDKDQALSMAITAMGGRYTAIRAGHPTGLNPLLTERGPRGEAWLMDWLARLVERGEEKLTPHQAEALKSAVRQNGQAPDELRTFAHFGDLIGDVGDNRALAMKLAEWGPEGRYNWVFGEADQPVIDLSSDVTGIDLTEILSMATERTAVLSYIFRRLELLFEEKRPTLLVIDEASTVFDDEFFARWLPKWLVTVRKLNVVVVLLTQFPSQIRESRSGSIIQGMPNQVIFPNRAADVPDYEGFNLIDNELHFVLTGRTGQRQALLRSHDSSTILNVDLSPLGPLLTALGGGEAGIQAFGPDYASRKHFWRTDDA from the coding sequence ATGTTTAACGCCAGGATCGGTCCGATCAGCGAGCGGGCGCAGGCCCGTGTGCCGAAGTCGCCGCAGTTCTATGCGGAAATGCCCTATGCGCTTGAAGTGGACGATCACACAATCCGCACCCGCGACAACGCGCTGATGATGAGCCTGGAAATCCAGGGCATCGACGGGATCACCGCATCCGATCGGGACATCCTCGATCTGGCCAAGAGCTTCGCGGCCATCATGGACGGCCTCGATGATCGGTTCACCTTCTACGTCCACCGGCTGATGCGCCCGGCCGCCTTCGGGTTGAAGCCGATCTACGGCGACAACTTCGCGCATGACGTGGAAACGGCCTGGCGCAGCCACCTGTCGGGTCGCAACCTGCGCGAGTTCATGCTGGTTCTGACGGTGGTGCGCAACAAGCGCGTGCCGCTCAAGGTGCCGCTGTTCACCAGGGCGGCGAAGCGGCTTCTGGACCGCAATACCGAGGAACGCCTGGGCGAGCTGCGCGAGGTCGTCTCGATCCTCGAAACCAGTCTCGGGGTGGGGACGAAGCGGCTAAAGATCAGCGATGGAACCCTGCTCGGCTTCTACAGCGCGATCAGCACCGGCCTGTATCGCCCCGAATATCGCGGCCAGCACACGCTGATTGCCGAGGACGTGTCGCTCTTGTCGGTGCGCTTCAAGGGACCGGTGGCCGAGTTCCGCGACGGCTTCGACACGCCCCGCCTCGCGGCCGTTCTCTCGATCTGGCGCAATGGCAACCAGACCTGGCCGGGGATGCTCGACGCCCTCGACACCGGCACCGACACGGTGATCTCGCACGCCTACACGCCCGTCGCCATGAACAAGGTGAGCGAGCTGGCGAAGCGCCGCATCCAGCAGATGGAAGCGGCCGGCGATCTGGTCGGCTCCATCGCGGACGACCTGCGTCAGACCTATGATGATGTGGAGTCGGGCCGGATCGGCTTTGGCGAGCATCAACTGACGATCACGGTGTTCGCGGACAGCGAAGCTGCCCTTGAGGACCGTGTCTCGCAGGTCCGCAGCGTGGCGGAACAGGCCAAGATCAAGCTCGTGCGCTGCAACGACACGTTGGCCGCGACCTATTTTGCCACCCATCCGGGCAACCAGGACTACCAAATCTGGAACCCGCTCATCAAGTCGGTCAACTTCGCCGACATGGCCTCGTTTCACATGACGAGGGCCGGAGCCGTAGCCGACGCCCTGCCCTGGCGGACGCCGATCACGGTGTTGCAGACGGTGACGGGGGCGGCGCATCGGTTCAGCTTCCATGCGCCGGGCGATCCGAACGCGGAACCCACCATCGGGCACACGCTGTTCCTCGGGCCTTCGGGCGGCGGCAAGTCCTCGACGGTGGCCTTCCTGGCGGCACAGTCGCAACGAGCGCGCGCCCGCGTGGTCCTGTTCGACAAGGACCAGGCGCTTAGCATGGCGATCACCGCGATGGGGGGCCGCTACACGGCGATCCGCGCGGGGCACCCGACCGGGCTGAACCCGCTCCTGACCGAGCGCGGCCCGCGCGGCGAGGCATGGCTCATGGACTGGCTGGCCCGGCTGGTGGAGCGGGGCGAGGAGAAGCTGACCCCGCACCAGGCCGAGGCCCTGAAAAGCGCGGTGCGCCAGAACGGGCAGGCACCGGACGAGTTGCGGACCTTCGCCCATTTCGGGGATCTGATCGGGGACGTGGGCGACAACCGCGCCCTTGCCATGAAACTCGCGGAATGGGGACCGGAAGGTCGCTACAACTGGGTGTTCGGGGAAGCCGATCAGCCGGTGATCGACCTGTCCTCGGACGTGACCGGCATTGATCTCACGGAAATCCTGTCGATGGCGACGGAGCGGACGGCGGTGCTGTCCTACATCTTCCGCCGCCTGGAGCTGCTGTTCGAGGAAAAGCGCCCGACGCTGCTGGTGATCGACGAAGCCTCCACGGTGTTCGATGACGAGTTCTTTGCCCGCTGGCTGCCGAAGTGGCTGGTGACGGTGCGCAAGCTCAACGTGGTGGTGGTGCTGCTGACGCAGTTCCCCTCGCAGATCAGGGAAAGCCGGTCCGGCTCGATCATCCAGGGGATGCCGAACCAGGTGATCTTCCCAAACCGCGCGGCCGATGTGCCCGACTACGAGGGCTTCAACCTCATCGACAACGAGCTGCATTTCGTGCTGACCGGTCGGACCGGGCAGCGTCAGGCGCTTCTGCGGAGCCATGACAGCTCCACGATTCTGAACGTCGATCTCTCGCCACTCGGCCCCCTGCTGACGGCGCTCGGGGGCGGCGAGGCGGGCATCCAGGCCTTCGGCCCGGACTATGCCAGCCGCAAACACTTCTGGAGGACCGATGATGCGTAA